The Liquorilactobacillus nagelii DSM 13675 DNA window ATAATTCATATTCATAATGACTCCAATATTTGCTACGTGAAAGATAGTGAACTACTTCCCGTCTTTCTGGAAGGATACTCTCATGATGACCAAAATGTTTTTTCATCGCCAATGCTACCAATTTTAAATTATAAAAGCGTACCAATTGATTGCTTTGATAGTCGCGTTCAATTTTTTTCTCTAATAAACGAACTTCATTAAGATTTTTTTGTTTGAAAGCAGTCATCAAGTTCTCACGATATTCTTCATAATGAGTTCGTTCATTGTTTTGTTTCTCAAAAAGTGCAATAAATTCTGTTGAATCCACATTCAAACGATCAAGGATGTGTAAAAATGTATCAGCTGTCGTCTCAACTAAACCACTTTCATACTTGTAGTACATCGATCGTGATAACAACCCATCGTAAATTGTTTTAGCTTTAATCCCCTTTGATGTTCGAATGCTTCTAATTAGTTCTCCCGTCTTCATGATCTTTTAAATTCCTCCACTCTTCGCGTTATAAAATATACAATCGTCTAAAAAATAAATTATTGAATACTGTAGTACCCTAAAATTGAAAACTTTTTAATGCGTTTAAAAATTACCAATTTTAAGCCAATACAGTCTGATATTTTTTGGAGCTTCCCCATTTTTTTTATACTAAACTTCTCTTTTGGGAAACTATCGTTTTGATTAAGTACCAAACTCTTACTTAAATATAGTACCAAAGAAGTCCAAAAAAGTAACCAATTATTTCCAATATTAGCAATTATTATGGAAACTAATAAAAATTGTAATTATCTAAACTAACAAATTTGCTCATTAAGACGTTAAAAAGAATAGTTTTTGGAACACCAAAAAAAAATGGCTTTATTTCGCTAAAAAATCGGCAACAAAAACAGCAGTTTTTGTTGCCGACTAGATATTATTTATATTGAAATAATAGTAATTCAAAAATAATAGCTATTACTATAATCGCTATCGACTATTTTTTTTCCTTGAGCAAGTCACGAATTTCTTCTAACAATTTAACCTCGGGTGCAACAACCACCGGAGCTACTTCTTTTTTAGGAGTAAGCTTGTTGACTAATTTAACAATTAAGAAAACAACAAAGGCAATAATTAAGAAGTTAATAACTGAATTCAAAAAACTTCCAAATTTAAAAGTTGCATCACCAACTTTAAAAACCCAGTCCGAAAAATCAATTCCGCCAATAAATAGACCAATAAACGGATTAATCAAATAATTAACTAATGATTTGACAATCGCTGTAAAAGCACTCCCAATAATTACCCCAACAGCTAAATCAATAACATTTCCACGTGAAATGAACTCTTTGAATTCTTTTATCAAAATTGCACGTCCCCTTTTTATATATTAAGAACACTTTAGCAATCCACAAAAACATTTTCAAGTATTAACAACTAATAAATCAAAATTAATTTGCTAAACGAGTCAAAAACTTTCCGTTATAGTTGCAGTTATGCTAACTTTAAATAAACACG harbors:
- a CDS encoding helix-turn-helix domain-containing protein, whose translation is MKTGELIRSIRTSKGIKAKTIYDGLLSRSMYYKYESGLVETTADTFLHILDRLNVDSTEFIALFEKQNNERTHYEEYRENLMTAFKQKNLNEVRLLEKKIERDYQSNQLVRFYNLKLVALAMKKHFGHHESILPERREVVHYLSRSKYWSHYEYELLADSIFMFDGSSLDKLLSDHEWFNNDDAQDIRMENLKVKVLCEAILLFIKTGRETQASLYFSILDHIEVAADNVYANGCKDFFKGLKVIEDGDYEQGIKMVSAAFALYQKLGMEELYREQVDILQALLKFRLQESTSHRQRKA
- the mscL gene encoding large-conductance mechanosensitive channel protein MscL, with the protein product MIKEFKEFISRGNVIDLAVGVIIGSAFTAIVKSLVNYLINPFIGLFIGGIDFSDWVFKVGDATFKFGSFLNSVINFLIIAFVVFLIVKLVNKLTPKKEVAPVVVAPEVKLLEEIRDLLKEKK